The following are from one region of the Verrucomicrobiales bacterium genome:
- a CDS encoding DUF1501 domain-containing protein produces the protein MSDKSLNLITRRSFLDLSVKSGLGVALSTLVDIPPFVRQALAEGNIGLNGKKVLFIFLRGANDALNSVIPVQDRAYYNMGTVASPDLTRPDIGIAKDTAAGANYDVSGRPCFDATLARDAAGTARLSTDPVYSYDKAISLGNGFAALHPSLKFLAPVYNDGQLALIHRVGYPKQSRSHFDSQNFWENGAPFSNTVRDGVFYRAMVESGLAQTSPLTGVSVQRSLPMILRGSGAAMTNLTDTDRYSLLGVPGLSGAGKSAEFLKELNRLPYTPKREREMLHLQHENLSQTLSIFEDLRPGFNEAGNTFRDDGITDGDRDWYEANGNQGYYLFPTRDEINGGWVRPGAGAPKDAQKYVVPPGTTSEEFFTNLKAAALILNKTDAIVAGTQLDGFDTHSNQGGATGSHANLQRRIGWAIYALRKYFTRYADRAQWKNVVVVTLTEFGRTTVQNSDEGTDHAEAGLMWVAGGSVSGYGQGRSGVFGCHPNDVVKWIPGPPNQTGIGDGSMFGVDNRYLKRAYDYRSVLGKIIRDHLGSTQAQLERIIPGYTDKREALAVGGTSQLDGTPIMGEPAIL, from the coding sequence ATGAGTGACAAGTCTCTGAACTTAATCACCCGGCGCTCCTTCTTGGATCTTTCGGTCAAGAGCGGCTTGGGGGTGGCGCTTTCCACCCTCGTGGATATCCCTCCCTTCGTTCGTCAGGCTCTGGCGGAGGGGAACATCGGCCTCAATGGCAAAAAGGTGCTCTTCATTTTTTTGCGGGGGGCGAACGATGCGTTGAACTCGGTGATCCCAGTTCAGGACCGCGCCTATTACAACATGGGTACGGTCGCCTCCCCGGATCTCACCCGGCCCGACATTGGCATCGCCAAAGACACTGCGGCAGGGGCAAATTATGATGTGTCCGGCCGGCCGTGCTTCGATGCGACGTTGGCCCGCGATGCTGCGGGCACCGCGCGGTTATCGACGGATCCGGTTTACAGCTACGACAAGGCGATCTCCTTGGGGAACGGCTTCGCGGCTCTACATCCCAGCCTCAAGTTTTTGGCTCCGGTTTACAACGACGGCCAGCTGGCCTTGATTCACCGGGTTGGTTATCCCAAGCAATCGCGCTCCCACTTCGATTCCCAGAATTTTTGGGAGAATGGCGCGCCTTTCAGCAACACCGTTCGGGATGGGGTGTTCTACCGGGCCATGGTCGAGTCGGGATTGGCCCAGACGTCGCCCTTGACCGGCGTTTCGGTTCAGCGATCCCTGCCCATGATCCTTCGGGGTTCTGGCGCTGCGATGACCAATCTCACCGACACCGACCGCTATTCGCTGCTGGGTGTTCCGGGCCTCTCTGGAGCCGGAAAGAGTGCCGAGTTCCTCAAGGAGCTGAATCGACTCCCGTACACGCCGAAGCGCGAGCGCGAGATGTTGCACCTTCAGCATGAGAATCTGAGTCAGACCCTCTCGATCTTCGAGGACTTGCGGCCCGGCTTCAATGAGGCGGGAAACACGTTTCGGGACGACGGGATCACGGATGGGGACCGGGATTGGTATGAAGCCAACGGCAATCAGGGTTACTACCTTTTCCCCACGCGAGACGAGATCAATGGCGGCTGGGTTCGCCCGGGTGCCGGGGCTCCCAAGGATGCTCAAAAGTATGTCGTGCCCCCCGGTACGACATCGGAAGAGTTCTTCACCAATTTGAAGGCCGCGGCGCTGATCCTCAACAAGACCGATGCGATTGTGGCCGGAACTCAGTTGGATGGCTTTGACACGCACTCCAACCAGGGCGGAGCCACCGGTTCGCATGCCAACCTGCAGCGTCGCATAGGCTGGGCCATTTATGCCCTGCGCAAGTATTTCACCCGTTACGCCGACCGCGCTCAGTGGAAGAACGTGGTGGTGGTGACATTGACGGAGTTCGGGCGTACGACGGTTCAGAATTCCGATGAAGGCACGGACCATGCCGAAGCGGGACTCATGTGGGTCGCGGGCGGCAGTGTGAGTGGCTATGGCCAGGGTCGCTCTGGAGTGTTCGGGTGTCATCCCAACGACGTGGTGAAGTGGATTCCCGGTCCTCCCAACCAAACTGGTATTGGGGATGGCTCCATGTTCGGCGTCGATAATCGCTATCTGAAGCGTGCCTATGACTATCGGAGCGTGCTCGGAAAGATCATTCGCGACCACCTTGGCTCCACGCAAGCCCAACTCGAACGCATCATCCCCGGCTACACCGACAAGCGCGAAGCCCTGGCCGTGGGCGGGACTTCTCAGCTAGATGGCACTCCCATCATGGGTGAGCCGGCAATCCTCTAA
- a CDS encoding DMT family transporter, giving the protein MPENVPVSRQTQPQPGRLSLSTRGVIAVVLGAAGIGLAPIWIRHSQLGPFATAAHRMLLAAPFLYLWSVLERPRVPDQRPALTSSDWKWLFAAGFFFAGDMALWNWSLHLTTVANSTLITNLTPLLVMIAARIFLGETVRRAYFFGMPVAFLGALCLVGSSSVYRPEHLKGDLISALAIVFYAGYLLTLRQLRQRLSSAQVLSASGLVSCVILFTIAFTAEEQILPAAGAGWLPLLGLALISHVGGQGLIAYGFGHVPAAVGSLILLVQPVVATFLAWWLLGEKLGSVEILGAVLVLAGIVITTMPSRNPRQ; this is encoded by the coding sequence ATGCCAGAAAACGTTCCAGTTTCAAGACAGACGCAGCCTCAACCCGGCCGGCTGTCGCTGTCCACCCGAGGGGTGATCGCGGTGGTCCTGGGGGCGGCGGGCATCGGTTTGGCCCCGATCTGGATCCGGCACAGCCAGCTCGGACCTTTTGCGACGGCTGCCCACCGAATGCTCCTGGCCGCACCGTTTCTCTACTTGTGGAGCGTGCTCGAACGTCCCAGGGTGCCGGATCAACGTCCCGCCCTGACCTCATCGGACTGGAAATGGCTCTTCGCCGCCGGCTTTTTCTTCGCCGGAGACATGGCCCTCTGGAACTGGTCGCTCCATCTGACCACGGTGGCCAATTCGACCCTCATCACCAATCTGACGCCACTTCTGGTGATGATCGCCGCCCGGATCTTCCTGGGGGAAACGGTCAGGCGGGCTTACTTTTTCGGCATGCCGGTCGCCTTCCTGGGAGCCCTGTGCCTGGTAGGCTCTAGCTCGGTGTATAGGCCCGAGCATTTAAAAGGGGATCTCATCAGCGCGTTGGCGATCGTTTTTTACGCCGGCTACCTTTTGACACTGCGCCAGCTTCGCCAGAGGCTCTCATCGGCACAGGTGCTCTCCGCTTCAGGACTCGTCAGCTGCGTGATCCTGTTTACCATCGCCTTCACGGCGGAAGAGCAGATCCTTCCCGCGGCTGGCGCGGGATGGCTGCCGCTGCTGGGCCTGGCGCTGATCAGTCACGTCGGCGGACAAGGCTTGATCGCCTACGGCTTCGGTCATGTTCCTGCCGCCGTGGGCTCTCTCATCCTCCTCGTACAGCCCGTGGTGGCGACGTTTCTGGCGTGGTGGCTTCTGGGCGAGAAGTTGGGATCCGTGGAGATTCTGGGGGCAGTCCTGGTATTAGCCGGCATCGTCATCACCACGATGCCTAGCAGAAATCCAAGGCAGTAG
- a CDS encoding DUF1800 family protein: MRASLVLLGLTVQLPFLAALSSIASEPLTVSRFSRTNSQVRLEWAPYPAAKSYRIERSETALGPFIADSAGEVSSSSWSGSSDLDSEFFRLGVEPLSDEALLTANVLNRLAYGPTPDELDRILTGPSPIGPQAYIEEQLAPEGLTEDMDQLPPKTGWIYVTETGVVTAARLYLYLSGPGSVLLDDVKLVRGTQAEVGTSFVQNGSFESALAPRWVATANFAQSTLVTNVGHSGNQCLLLVATAAGSGSANALYQNLTGLQVNQTYTLSYWYYTTNQDVTLTLRCSGGTSVNSTRPIRPVRPLASEAYSLLTSGQADVSILRSWFVLHAVESKRQLLEVLTQFFENHFVTEHSKSSEYLDRYYDGGAWRDREATRLEFREISRWRSALLKPDCTFRELLQISAESPAQIIYLDTVNSRGDGNNIANENYSRELLELYTFGVDNGYDQKDIVATSRAWTGWSIRLVDPQNVGDPFAPQTTNKLDSTLTNAVALGSISNLVGVWSFGFRTNRHNLKEKVIFPGKVVPERFGPPWAGRNYELRLPARSGNDGVKDGYDVVNHLANQPFTAEFISVKFCRLFIHDGFVHGEYDYRDPDLSAEGKLVHECMLAWENGNPKGQIRSVLRTIFNSELFRKNGGSMQKVKTPLEFCVSAIRALRADLGNGNFSASTDGFSISGRSASASTSPLTRMGVMRLFSRVEPDGYPEAGAGWISGGTLAERAHFVQSFLMGPGDAQKSDGISGGNRNLSDPVSLLKAKLPAASWSDPGQVAQFFLDRLFPGEGAGNLLDYQASMVRFLNQSDDGLTASPFNLLGVDTLAYDTRVRSMVSLLMISPRFEEQ, encoded by the coding sequence ATGCGTGCTTCACTTGTCCTGCTAGGCTTGACCGTGCAGCTGCCCTTTCTCGCTGCGCTATCGAGCATCGCATCTGAACCGTTGACAGTGAGTCGGTTCAGCCGAACCAACTCCCAGGTTCGACTCGAATGGGCTCCGTATCCTGCGGCCAAATCCTACCGCATCGAGAGATCCGAAACTGCCTTGGGACCATTTATCGCCGACTCGGCGGGCGAGGTGTCGAGTTCCTCCTGGAGCGGATCGAGTGACCTGGATTCCGAGTTTTTCCGGCTCGGGGTGGAGCCTCTGAGCGATGAGGCGCTGCTGACCGCCAATGTGCTGAACCGTCTGGCCTATGGTCCCACGCCGGATGAGCTCGATCGCATTCTGACGGGACCCTCGCCAATTGGGCCTCAAGCCTATATCGAGGAACAGCTGGCCCCCGAAGGGCTCACTGAAGACATGGATCAGCTTCCGCCCAAAACGGGGTGGATCTATGTTACGGAGACCGGGGTGGTCACTGCCGCCCGGCTCTATCTCTATCTCAGCGGCCCGGGCTCGGTCCTGTTGGATGATGTGAAGCTCGTGCGGGGCACGCAAGCGGAGGTTGGCACGTCGTTTGTTCAAAATGGCAGCTTCGAGAGCGCTTTGGCCCCTCGTTGGGTGGCGACCGCTAACTTCGCCCAATCCACCTTGGTTACAAACGTCGGGCACTCGGGCAACCAGTGCTTGCTGTTGGTGGCGACGGCGGCCGGGAGCGGTTCAGCTAACGCGCTGTATCAGAATTTGACGGGGCTTCAGGTCAATCAGACCTACACCCTGAGCTATTGGTATTACACCACCAACCAGGACGTCACTCTCACCCTCCGGTGCTCGGGGGGGACGTCGGTGAATTCCACTCGGCCGATTCGGCCGGTCCGCCCTTTGGCATCGGAAGCCTACTCACTGCTCACCTCGGGCCAGGCGGATGTGTCCATCCTGAGAAGCTGGTTCGTCTTGCACGCGGTCGAGAGCAAGCGGCAGTTGCTGGAGGTTCTGACGCAGTTCTTTGAGAATCACTTCGTCACTGAGCACTCCAAGTCTTCGGAGTATCTGGATCGCTATTATGATGGCGGGGCTTGGCGGGATCGGGAGGCGACTCGGCTGGAGTTCCGCGAGATCTCCCGCTGGCGCAGCGCCCTCTTGAAGCCGGATTGCACCTTCCGCGAACTTCTTCAGATCAGCGCGGAAAGTCCCGCCCAGATCATCTATCTGGACACGGTAAACAGCCGAGGGGATGGAAACAATATTGCCAACGAGAATTACTCACGCGAGCTGCTGGAGCTTTATACCTTCGGAGTGGACAACGGCTACGATCAGAAGGATATCGTCGCCACTTCCCGGGCCTGGACTGGCTGGTCGATCCGCTTGGTGGACCCGCAGAACGTGGGCGATCCATTTGCTCCTCAGACCACCAACAAGCTGGACAGCACGTTGACCAACGCGGTCGCCCTGGGGTCGATCTCGAATCTGGTCGGAGTCTGGAGTTTCGGCTTCCGCACCAATCGCCACAACCTGAAAGAAAAGGTTATCTTCCCTGGGAAAGTCGTTCCGGAGCGGTTTGGGCCTCCCTGGGCGGGACGAAACTACGAGCTGCGGCTGCCTGCCCGATCGGGGAATGATGGGGTGAAAGATGGCTACGATGTGGTGAACCATCTGGCGAACCAACCGTTTACGGCCGAGTTCATCAGCGTGAAGTTCTGTCGGCTCTTCATCCACGACGGATTCGTGCATGGGGAGTATGACTATCGCGATCCGGATTTATCCGCCGAGGGAAAGCTGGTGCATGAATGCATGCTGGCTTGGGAGAATGGCAATCCGAAGGGGCAGATCCGGTCGGTATTACGCACCATCTTTAACTCCGAGCTGTTCCGCAAGAATGGCGGATCGATGCAGAAGGTAAAGACCCCTCTGGAATTCTGCGTGAGCGCGATTCGTGCACTGCGAGCGGACCTCGGCAATGGCAATTTCTCAGCCTCAACCGATGGTTTTTCGATTTCGGGCCGCAGCGCCAGCGCTTCGACCTCTCCGCTGACGCGCATGGGAGTGATGCGTCTGTTCAGTCGCGTGGAGCCGGATGGCTATCCCGAAGCGGGGGCGGGGTGGATCAGCGGCGGCACCCTGGCCGAGCGCGCGCACTTTGTCCAAAGCTTCTTGATGGGGCCGGGCGATGCGCAGAAGTCGGATGGTATCAGCGGAGGAAACCGCAACCTTTCCGATCCTGTGTCCTTACTGAAGGCGAAACTTCCGGCGGCATCCTGGAGTGATCCCGGGCAGGTCGCTCAATTCTTCTTAGATCGCCTCTTTCCGGGGGAGGGGGCCGGGAATCTGTTGGACTATCAAGCATCCATGGTTCGGTTCCTGAACCAGTCCGACGACGGTCTGACCGCCTCGCCGTTCAATCTTCTGGGAGTGGACACCTTGGCCTACGACACGCGCGTCCGCTCCATGGTTTCCCTGTTGATGATCTCTCCACGCTTCGAAGAACAATAA
- a CDS encoding site-2 protease family protein — protein sequence MLPTRSGSLRLFEFSGIEVFLHWSWFVVGAYEINTRSAEYSSLGWNVLEYLSLFLIVLLHEFGHSLACRQVGGQASQIVLWPLGGIAFVAPPPRPGATLWSIAAGPLVNVLLTPILLATYWMMRSAGWGDSHPDAFKWISAVLFINTALLVFNLLPVYPLDGGQILRSLLWFVLGRSRSLMVATGIGFLGGLGLVGLAIWMGSPWIVLMAAFLLWQCWNSFKQAKHLAGLESAPRRSGFVCPRCQAVPPVGEFWVCGECRRPFDTFATGAVCPGCSTAFPNTMCVECGTASPMQEWTSAGRTDSAVAPE from the coding sequence ATGTTACCGACGCGCAGCGGTTCGCTCCGACTTTTCGAATTCTCGGGTATCGAAGTCTTTTTGCATTGGTCCTGGTTTGTGGTGGGGGCGTATGAGATCAACACCCGCTCCGCGGAGTACTCCTCTTTGGGCTGGAATGTCCTCGAGTATCTTTCGCTCTTCCTGATCGTGCTGCTCCATGAATTTGGTCATTCCCTGGCTTGCCGGCAGGTGGGTGGGCAGGCTTCCCAGATCGTGCTGTGGCCTCTGGGGGGTATCGCCTTTGTGGCCCCTCCGCCCCGTCCTGGTGCGACCCTATGGAGCATTGCCGCCGGACCCTTGGTCAACGTTCTTCTGACCCCGATTCTGCTCGCCACCTATTGGATGATGCGCTCGGCTGGTTGGGGGGACTCACATCCCGATGCGTTTAAGTGGATCTCGGCGGTCCTTTTCATCAACACGGCTCTCCTCGTTTTCAACCTTCTTCCCGTCTACCCGCTGGACGGGGGACAGATCCTTCGCTCGTTGCTGTGGTTCGTTCTGGGCAGAAGTCGCAGCTTGATGGTTGCGACGGGGATTGGCTTTCTGGGCGGCTTGGGTCTAGTGGGTTTGGCGATCTGGATGGGATCGCCCTGGATCGTTCTCATGGCGGCGTTCCTCCTGTGGCAGTGTTGGAACTCATTCAAGCAAGCCAAGCATTTGGCCGGGTTGGAGTCAGCCCCGCGTCGTTCGGGCTTCGTCTGTCCTCGGTGCCAAGCCGTGCCCCCGGTGGGCGAGTTCTGGGTCTGCGGCGAATGCCGCCGGCCCTTCGACACGTTCGCTACCGGTGCAGTCTGTCCCGGCTGCTCCACGGCCTTTCCAAATACAATGTGCGTTGAGTGCGGTACAGCCTCCCCGATGCAGGAGTGGACATCGGCGGGGCGAACCGATTCGGCCGTCGCTCCGGAGTGA